In one window of Paraburkholderia sp. PREW-6R DNA:
- a CDS encoding helix-turn-helix domain-containing protein — protein MHKAPTAAMPITTEERDFFIALGERIEQFRKTRGITQAQLAETLGLTQQTFQSYESGRRRIPVSAMPAVARALSVSLEELFGEQDSSARKRGPAPKWQKQIEAIAQLPKAKQQFVAQVIDSVLAQAQR, from the coding sequence ATGCACAAAGCACCTACAGCAGCCATGCCGATCACGACCGAAGAGCGGGATTTTTTTATCGCCCTGGGCGAGCGCATCGAACAGTTCCGCAAGACACGCGGTATCACGCAGGCGCAACTGGCGGAAACGCTTGGGCTGACGCAGCAGACTTTTCAATCCTATGAGTCCGGACGCAGGCGCATTCCGGTTTCCGCAATGCCTGCCGTTGCGCGTGCCTTGTCTGTCTCGCTGGAAGAGCTGTTCGGCGAACAGGACAGCTCGGCACGCAAACGCGGCCCCGCGCCGAAGTGGCAGAAGCAGATAGAAGCCATCGCGCAACTGCCCAAAGCCAAGCAGCAGTTCGTCGCTCAGGTGATCGATTCGGTGCTCGCGCAGGCTCAACGCTGA